AAAACGTCTCTATACATCGCGGAGCAGGCTTTTAGCTATCCGAGATGAGTTCATATACAATTTTGCAGCGAGCAGTCGGTCTATGTCATAACGAGCCATCATAGCGACTGACTCATCAACCATGTTTTGATCAACATATTCAAGCATGTTTATGATCCAAGTAAACTCGCCGCCTTCCTCTCTATTCAGGGCGGATTTTAATGAATCTGACAGCTTGAGGTCGTCAACAATTATGGACATTTCAACCCCAAATATCGCGTCCGCACAAGAAAGAAGGCCAAGCATAAAAGCCAACTCTCCGTCGCAGTTTAGCGCCCCAGTGTCTGCCAATAGATTTAAAAAGAGTGCGCGGTGCAAAGCCAAAAACATTACTTCCAGCCCTTTGTCACTGCCGTCTTGCTCAGATAGAAGTGCAACCGTCACCCACTTTTTAAGTTGATCCAGTCCGACCAGCTGCACGGCTTGCCTTACTGAATCTACAGGATAGCGCAGGCTGAAAGCAGAGGAATTAACCAACTTCAACAACTTGACAGAAAGTGCAGCGTCCAGCGAAATCGTCTTGGAAAGTTCTTCAATATCTACTGAGTCCGTGGTCCCAGAAAACATTTTCATGAGTTTCAGTTTTACCTGGGGCAGACTCTTTGCTTTAATCGCCTTCGTTGCATCGTGTTTCGCAAAAAACTGGCCATGAAAACAATCAAAGCCCGCGTCTAAAGCCGCAGAAAATGTGTGCCAGTCATTGAGACTGCCAGCTATGACCTTAAATCCATGCTTCTTGAGGAGCTTAACAATGTTAAGATTTAAC
This window of the Fundidesulfovibrio magnetotacticus genome carries:
- a CDS encoding EAL and HDOD domain-containing protein, with the translated sequence MAETANLLGRGLINAESQSAASPSERAECCVVFSSMPIFDHSKNIIGRELYGCNLGDEYSKNAPGIFNKNIVDEIKSIAERHGRLEFISVDIPLEHLTDDVLDMLPLNLLVLPIHSKTKPDDTFSAKVKFLKEKGVRFALKGCQHDTNIGAFGPLCNFISVNMSEAHGLNLNIVKLLKKHGFKVIAGSLNDWHTFSAALDAGFDCFHGQFFAKHDATKAIKAKSLPQVKLKLMKMFSGTTDSVDIEELSKTISLDAALSVKLLKLVNSSAFSLRYPVDSVRQAVQLVGLDQLKKWVTVALLSEQDGSDKGLEVMFLALHRALFLNLLADTGALNCDGELAFMLGLLSCADAIFGVEMSIIVDDLKLSDSLKSALNREEGGEFTWIINMLEYVDQNMVDESVAMMARYDIDRLLAAKLYMNSSRIAKSLLRDV